From Coturnix japonica isolate 7356 chromosome 3, Coturnix japonica 2.1, whole genome shotgun sequence, the proteins below share one genomic window:
- the TRAF5 gene encoding TNF receptor-associated factor 5, with protein sequence MACEELTGVSGIFMRQNSANAVSLDFEPDIHYKFVETLEDRYKCAYCHLVLHNPHQTGCGHRFCQQCILTLRGLNAVPTCPVDEETIKMHEVFKDNCCKREVLNLYVFCKNFPDCNSKIILGRYQEHLQQCLFESVQCTNDGCCDQILRKDLKDHLSQHCKFREEICQYCNKYVVLMNIKNHEENDCPDYPMPCLQNCSQIILKKEIEKHHTVCPETEVDCPYKQYGCLIKVKRGKLAEHENSALREHMLQILDKNSRLEEQISDLYKSLECKEIKIQQLAEAVKKCEKEFRQFTQLFGKNSNLMVSTQALASHLDKSARLESQVKQLIQMANQQQSKLDLRPLFDTIENVKQKIALMETYDQRLAVLESQSSKHDLQINIHKAQLNKNEERFKLLEGTCYNGKLIWKITDYKMKKKEAVEGRVLSIFSQPFYTSRCGYRLCARAYLNGDGSGKGTHVSLYFVVMRGEFDSLLPWPFKQKVTLMLLDQTGKKNHIVEVFRADPNSSSFKRPDGEMNIASGCPRFVPHTVLENTKNTYVRDDTLFLKVVVDLTDLEEL encoded by the exons ATGGCCTGTGAGGAGCTCACTGGTGTCTCGGGCATCTTTATGCGCCAGAACTCTGCTAATGCTGTTTCTCTGGACTTCGAACCCGACATTCACTACAAGTTTGTGGAAACCTTAGAAGATCGTTACAAATGTGCCTATTGCCACTTAGTCCTTCACAATCCCCACCAGACAGGATGTGGGCACCGGTTTTGCCAGCAGTGCATTCTCACTTTGCG AGGACTGAATGCAGTACCCACCTGTCCTGTCGAcgaagaaacaataaaaatgcacGAG GTGTTCAAAGACAACTGTTGCAAAAGAGAAGTTCTCAACTTGTACGTGTTCTGCAAAAACTTCCCTGACTGCAATTCCAAAATAATTCTGGGGCGGTATCAG GAACatcttcagcagtgtttgtttgAAAGTGTGCAATGCACTAATGATGGATGCTGTGATCAGATCCTTCGGAAAGATCTGAAAGATCATTTGAGTCAGCACTGTAAATTTCGAGAAGAAATTTGTCAGTACTGTAATAAGTATGTGGTGTTAATGAACATAAAG aatCATGAGGAAAATGACTGTCCTGATTATCCCATGCCTTGTCTCCAAAACTGTTCACAGATCATTCTGAAAAAGGAG ATTGAAAAGCATCACACTGTGTGTCCTGAGACTGAAGTGGACTGCCCATATAAACAGTATGGCTGTCTTATAAAG GTGAAAAGAGGGAAACTTGCTGAACATGAAAATAGTGCCCTGCGGGAACACATGCTGCAGATTTTAGACAAGAATTCTAGATTGGAGGAACAA ATATCGGACCTGTACAAGAGCCTGGAATGTAAAGAGATTAAAATCCAGCAGCTAGCAGAGGCTGTTAAAAAGTGTGAGAAAGAATTCAGGCAGTTTACACAACTGTTTGGTAAAAACAGCAATTTGATGGTAAGCACACAG GCTCTTGCCAGTCATCTGGATAAGTCTGCACGACTGGAATCGCAGGTGAAACAGCTAATACAGATGGCAAACCAGCAACAAAGTAAATTAGACTTGAGACCTCTGTTTGACACaattgaaaatgtaaaacagaagatTGCCCTTATGGAGACATATGATCAGCGATTAG CTGTTTTGGAAAGTCAGTCCAGCAAACATGATCTCCAGATCAATAttcacaaagcacagctcaaTAAAAACGAAGAGCGGTTTAAGCTTTTGGAAGGCACGTGCTACAACGGGAAGTTAATTTGGAAAATCACAGACTataagatgaagaaaaaagaagcagtggaAGGTCGCGTCCTCTCCATCTTCAGCCAGCCCTTCTACACCAGCCGCTGTGGGTACAGGCTGTGTGCCCGAGCCTACCTGAATGGGGATGGCTCAGGCAAGGGAACGCATGTCTCACTCTACTTTGTTGTCATGAGAGGCGAGTTTGACTCACTGTTGCCATGGCCCTTCAAGCAGAAAGTTACACTTATGCTTTTGGAccaaactgggaaaaaaaatcacattgtgGAAGTCTTTAGAGCTGACCCCAATAGCAGCAGTTTCAAAAGACCCGATGGAGAAATGAATATTGCCTCTGGTTGTCCACGCTTTGTGCCACACACGGTTCTGGAGAACACAAAGAATACCTATGTGAGAGATGACACTCTGTTTCTGAAAGTAGTTGTGGATTTAACTGATCTGGAGgaattgtga